Proteins encoded in a region of the Chryseobacterium piperi genome:
- the ytxJ gene encoding bacillithiol system redox-active protein YtxJ, which translates to MSFFDKIFGGKEEQSEQKSFWKKIQSEEDLAKAIENSYNKRIAIFKHSTSCFISKTVLRNFEKEMNGLNEDTDLYYLDLLAYRSISNKIADDLGVNHQSPQLIVIENGKVINHASHQDISITQITR; encoded by the coding sequence ATGAGTTTTTTTGATAAAATATTTGGCGGTAAAGAAGAACAATCAGAACAGAAGTCTTTCTGGAAAAAGATACAGTCAGAAGAAGATTTAGCAAAAGCTATTGAAAATTCATACAATAAACGAATTGCTATATTCAAACATTCTACCAGCTGTTTCATCAGTAAAACAGTACTTCGGAATTTTGAGAAAGAAATGAATGGACTGAATGAAGATACGGATCTGTACTATTTAGATCTTCTGGCATACAGATCTATTTCAAATAAAATAGCTGATGATCTTGGTGTCAATCACCAAAGTCCTCAGTTGATTGTTATAGAAAACGGAAAAGTAATTAACCATGCTTCTCACCAGGATATATCCATAACTCAAATTACACGATGA